In Nymphalis io chromosome 13, ilAglIoxx1.1, whole genome shotgun sequence, the genomic stretch TGCTTACCTGCATGAAGTGTGGTAAAGTTATActaaattttttacaattacataaaaaaagtacTTTACTCCTGTACACTTACTGtgtaattaatcatttaaaaaaaatagataattttatttacaacatattCTTAACAATCAAccaagtatttaaattaaaacaaagtaaatgtttatatattttattcaatgaatCTAAGATAGAACACCTGTACATTTACACCCCTTGTAAcacaaaaatttttaaattacaatattctatttagaaaaaaaaatccataactTGTGCAATCGAACAATGAAATGTGAGCTGAAAAGACATCTACCTacaaattccaaattaaaatatttattatatctgcaGAAGACAATCATTAGACAATATGGAAATATCCActgttatatacattttgaaGCTAATATACCTTTGTACTTACCTCATAACAAATGAAAGCTGTTTAAATTAGCTAAAggaatcttataaaaatatgaatcaaTATAGTTTTAAGATtccataatatattacttagatGAGCTAGGATTATTTGATCCTTTGTTTTTCCACAGTTTGAGACTGAAAGAAATCTCCATCAGCCATTGTAGCTTGCCTGTTGATCTGCTTATGCCTGTCCCTTGACACAATTTCTTCTAACACTTCACCATCACCTTTTATTAACCTGGAAGGCAGACAGAACTGAGGCACAGTAATAGatcttttgatttaattttaatttttattaaaatctaaaataataacaataatattaaaataaataatatatatataatattataatgtaaaagtattatatatattttttttatcatttagtaccatatcaaaaataaaatttaatcattaaaatatctcTTGTCATTAACACAATTAGAAGATTTTgaaatttagataaattaaaaatatatttagaaggaTAGAATAACCTGTATCTGCCGGTTTCTTCATCTTGCACCCTTCTGACTATGCTCTGTCGTTTTTCCCACTCTTCTTTAGTCATAGGAGCCATAGCTTTAGACCTTTCCATTAGttctaaaaacaatatatgtcTATATAAGGTTTGACTAAAATTTTACTGACAAGTTTTGCACATAATATAAAGAGTTAAcattgttttaaatgaaatataaatcgtTTATTATGTTATACTTAGTAGCAAAAGTAGAGAATaagttttagataaataatttcaaaacaggATAACTTCGCAGTAGCTTTGCAAATGTTACCCAAAGGAATATCAGCTGATGATTCTTCTATTTTGTGTTTACTATCGATGCTTTGACCTCTATCTTCCTGCTTCTTTTTATTAAGTTTCTTTTTTTCGTCTCTAAGTttctttttaagaattttttccGTTTTCTTTTGCTCtttctttaatttcttttttaatttgcgTAGTTTTTTCTTTTCGCGACTTGAATTAGAACTGGTTGAACTTGAAGACGACGAACGCCGTCGtttttttgatttttcttttcccatagtgtaatattatatatttatttagtttttgaaataataaaaactataggATTTTTTAAAGTCTTTTTGGCGAGAAGGAGGTAATGagatttatattcttatatttcgGAAGCCGAAAAAGTCAATGTCAATTGTCAAACTTCTAAAACTAAACAGACTAATCAAGCCTGTTataagtttttacttttaaaacacacaactcaaaagaaaatattgtaaaaataaaataaggtcatggttaattaattttatctttacaataaataatctataaattGTCTCCATATTTTTGCTTAGTAAAATTTTAGATCACTGaagtaataatatacataatatataaaacctgaTTAATTTTTCTATACTTGTACATGAAAATAAAGAAGCTTTTGAAACAgtaaattattgataatattgattgatataattcattcactattatatttatagagcgAATAAAACTAATGCCGATTTTGCTGTTTCTCAAATTTCAGACGGTttgtttatattgataaaagttACGCACCGGAGTCCGGAGTTGGATCAGTATATCAGTTTCATTTAAAGGGTTATTTTCAGAAAGttaatatatagaatacattctaatttaatttagaaataacagagaaaaatatatgttgtaATCCAGtcgttgaaaaaaaaagtttttaggtCTTTTGGAATTTTAGTCTATATGAAACGTATGGTTCATTATGTTTCATTACTAAGAGAAAGAGCTATTCAAGCGTAAGCTtcctataatataacatttaatatttattataatttaatagacaatttaagttaaaatatttggatgtcataaatatagtgactaaacatacgtattatgtttaaagcaaataaattgaatttaatatacagGGAAACGTTGGACGTATGATTTATAGatctttaaaatgtttacatagAAGTTGCGACATCATGTATCTTCAATAGATAGTattcaaaatatgtttaaataaaggaattaaaataacaataactttgAACTTCTATTTTGCTTGTTACAAAGTATTACTTAAATACACAATAAATCCAAAAgtacatcatatattttactaacagTTTTAAAGATATAACTGTATGAATTAGGACAATAAGAACAAATACATTGATACTGAttgtattattacatacatatatattttataaagaaatttatttatttttatttatatatattttgaaaatatcatattatatcacATAATATACTCGAACTGGTATATGATTTTAGTCAGGGAGTATAGCTAGTGAATGTACATATATCGTATACTCGCGTAAAAGGCTGGTCGACATAATAGTGAGACCGTGCTTCTATGCATAGCTATCTCGTAACTTCGCATTGAGCGGCGGGTGACACAGTATGTGACTCCCTATGAATAATTGACGGAGGGAACGCGCAAGCGCGGTAACCACCTTCCAGACGGCTCCGAACATTCTATGCTATTCCAATTAACGCGAGTAATCTGTTTTAATTTGTCGTAACCttgctgttatttatttactataatataagtttttttgtcgcaataaatacattaaactaTGATTGTGTTATAAATTATCGGTGAGGTATAAGATATATAGAGTGAAGTGCTTAATATGC encodes the following:
- the LOC126772874 gene encoding ADP-ribosylation factor-like protein 6-interacting protein 4, which codes for MGKEKSKKRRRSSSSSSTSSNSSREKKKLRKLKKKLKKEQKKTEKILKKKLRDEKKKLNKKKQEDRGQSIDSKHKIEESSADIPLELMERSKAMAPMTKEEWEKRQSIVRRVQDEETGRYRLIKGDGEVLEEIVSRDRHKQINRQATMADGDFFQSQTVEKQRIK